A DNA window from bacterium contains the following coding sequences:
- the folE gene encoding GTP cyclohydrolase I FolE, with product MDKQKIIKAVEMILEAIGEDPKRPGLEYTPERVADMYEEIFCGIAKDASKEIQIFLPDEYDEMLLVKDIPFYSVCEHHLIPFFGKVHVAYLPKQGRITGLSKLGRVVEVLSRRLQLQERLTTAIADILMANLNPHGVLVVIEAEHLCMTMRGVKKPGSLTITSAVRGEFRKAVTRAEAMALIRG from the coding sequence AAGCCGTAGAAATGATCCTGGAGGCTATTGGAGAAGATCCGAAGAGGCCGGGGCTTGAGTATACCCCCGAGCGAGTAGCCGATATGTATGAGGAGATATTCTGCGGTATAGCTAAGGATGCCAGTAAAGAGATTCAAATCTTCCTGCCTGATGAATACGATGAGATGCTCCTGGTAAAGGATATCCCTTTCTATTCCGTATGTGAACATCATCTTATACCCTTTTTTGGGAAGGTCCATGTGGCTTATTTACCAAAGCAGGGGAGGATAACCGGTCTGTCTAAGCTGGGACGGGTGGTAGAGGTGTTGAGCCGGAGGCTGCAACTTCAGGAGAGATTAACTACGGCTATTGCTGATATTCTGATGGCGAATCTTAATCCGCATGGGGTCCTGGTGGTTATTGAGGCGGAGCATCTCTGTATGACTATGCGGGGGGTCAAGAAACCGGGGTCTTTAACCATAACTTCTGCTGTCAGAGGGGAATTCAGAAAGGCAGTTACCAGGGCCGAAGCCATGGCCTTGATTAGAGGCTGA
- the folP gene encoding dihydropteroate synthase, whose translation MRHIICGRYRLPVGERTLIMGILNITPDSFSDGGEFFDYDRAISRAHRLVEEGADIIDIGGESSRPGSLPITPSEELDRIMPVLRRLVREIDLPVSVDTYKPEVARAAIEAGASMINDITGLRDPAMVEVVAGSNCGVVIMHMAGSPRDMQINPSYRDLLGEVSDFLRQAVSRAVEAGVEPQRIVIDPGIGFGKTVEHNLEILRRLGEFKSLGQPILVGPSRKSLIGHVLNLPVEERLEGTAATVTAAILHGADIVRVHDVKQMKRVAKMADAILNR comes from the coding sequence ATGCGGCATATAATTTGCGGCCGATATCGACTTCCGGTGGGTGAACGGACTTTGATTATGGGTATTCTTAATATCACCCCTGACTCCTTTTCAGATGGGGGGGAGTTCTTTGATTATGACCGGGCCATATCCCGGGCCCACCGGTTAGTAGAAGAGGGCGCAGACATTATTGATATCGGGGGGGAATCTTCCCGGCCAGGGTCCTTGCCTATTACCCCTTCGGAAGAACTTGACCGAATTATGCCCGTCTTGAGGCGCTTGGTTAGAGAGATTGATCTGCCTGTCTCGGTTGATACTTATAAACCGGAAGTAGCCAGGGCAGCTATTGAAGCAGGGGCATCAATGATTAATGATATTACCGGGCTGAGAGACCCGGCTATGGTGGAGGTGGTCGCCGGGTCTAATTGTGGCGTAGTGATTATGCATATGGCCGGTTCTCCCAGAGATATGCAGATTAATCCTTCTTACCGTGACCTCCTGGGTGAGGTATCCGATTTTCTACGGCAGGCGGTTAGCCGGGCGGTCGAGGCTGGCGTAGAACCCCAAAGAATCGTGATTGATCCTGGAATTGGTTTTGGTAAGACAGTGGAACACAACCTGGAGATCCTTAGACGGCTGGGTGAGTTCAAGAGCCTGGGGCAGCCTATTCTGGTGGGGCCCTCTCGAAAGTCATTAATTGGCCACGTCCTGAACCTCCCGGTGGAAGAAAGGTTGGAAGGCACGGCGGCTACGGTGACGGCAGCCATACTGCATGGAGCGGATATAGTCAGGGTGCATGATGTCAAACAAATGAAACGGGTAGCCAAAATGGCCGATGCCATATTGAACAGGTAA
- the cdaA gene encoding diadenylate cyclase CdaA — translation MSDYLRVIQNTLDRLPIPFRLVDVFDILIVSYIFYQLFLLIRGTRAVQVIKGLTIFIVIFVVAKEANLHTITWLLTNFGTLGLVAIVILFQPELRRALANMGENRLFGAFFKTGEEPTQKLIKVIFALARQKIGALIVLARKADLKNYIETGVTLNAQFKPELLTTIFMPNTPLHDGAVIIAGDQIVAASCLLPLTQNPDLSITLGTRHRAAIGLTEETDALVIVVSEERGKVSLAVGGKISTDLSEEQLKEMLILY, via the coding sequence TTGTCCGATTATCTGAGAGTCATTCAAAATACACTGGATAGATTGCCCATCCCATTCAGGCTGGTAGATGTGTTCGACATCCTGATTGTCAGCTATATTTTTTATCAACTCTTTCTACTTATTCGAGGAACAAGGGCCGTCCAGGTTATCAAAGGCTTGACTATCTTTATCGTTATCTTTGTTGTGGCTAAGGAGGCCAATCTTCACACGATAACGTGGCTATTGACCAATTTTGGCACCCTTGGTCTGGTGGCTATTGTTATTCTCTTTCAGCCGGAGCTTAGACGCGCCCTGGCTAATATGGGCGAGAATCGCCTTTTTGGCGCTTTTTTTAAGACAGGGGAAGAGCCGACTCAGAAGCTGATTAAAGTTATTTTTGCCTTGGCCAGACAGAAGATCGGCGCCCTTATTGTCTTAGCCAGAAAAGCTGATCTAAAAAATTATATCGAAACAGGCGTGACCCTTAATGCCCAATTTAAGCCGGAGCTTCTGACGACTATTTTTATGCCTAATACCCCCTTACACGATGGAGCGGTTATTATCGCTGGGGACCAAATTGTGGCGGCCAGTTGTCTGCTCCCGTTAACTCAGAATCCTGACCTGTCTATTACCCTGGGGACCAGGCATCGGGCCGCCATTGGATTAACCGAGGAAACCGATGCCCTGGTGATTGTCGTTTCCGAAGAAAGGGGAAAGGTGTCTTTAGCCGTAGGCGGGAAAATATCTACCGACCTGAGTGAAGAGCAGTTAAAGGAAATGCTGATTCTATACTAA
- a CDS encoding CdaR family protein yields MKNLLLKNLGLKLMAVILATLLWFYISSQQTIKKVISIPVKWYNPPTGLVLQSMDSKVVFVTIRGQKEEVLKAQAADFSISLDLSKAKPGRQVYELTPEIVMTPSRIKVIKLSPEQVTITMQASRRGRLNIGEETNENTSG; encoded by the coding sequence ATGAAAAACCTTCTCTTAAAAAATCTGGGATTAAAACTTATGGCGGTTATTCTGGCCACCCTTCTTTGGTTTTACATCTCTTCTCAGCAAACCATAAAGAAGGTTATATCCATCCCGGTCAAGTGGTACAATCCCCCCACTGGTTTGGTGCTTCAGTCTATGGACTCGAAGGTAGTATTTGTTACTATCAGGGGGCAAAAGGAAGAGGTCTTGAAGGCTCAGGCCGCCGACTTTTCCATATCTCTTGACCTCTCCAAGGCCAAACCAGGCCGTCAGGTATATGAATTAACCCCGGAGATTGTTATGACCCCCTCAAGGATAAAGGTAATAAAGCTTTCACCTGAACAGGTGACTATTACTATGCAGGCAAGTCGGAGGGGAAGATTGAATATAGGGGAAGAAACGAATGAAAATACCTCTGGCTAA
- a CDS encoding phosphatidylserine decarboxylase family protein: protein MKIPLAKDGWKFLIFLGIITAVSYLYFSWLSLMPAGVLLFTAYFFRDPERELPKIEGGFLSPADGKVVEIAEVYEGDFIRDQALRISIFLSLFDVHINRAPVSGEVTFLHYKKGRFVAAMKAAASEVNEANSIGIVQGDLKVLVKQIAGVIARRIVCPLQLKDKITAGQRIGLIRFGSRTEIYLPPETEIWVKEGSKVKGGETILGVLK from the coding sequence ATGAAAATACCTCTGGCTAAAGATGGGTGGAAGTTCCTTATATTCCTGGGGATTATCACGGCGGTGAGTTATCTGTATTTCTCGTGGTTGAGCCTGATGCCGGCGGGGGTATTGCTCTTTACCGCCTATTTCTTCAGAGATCCAGAGAGAGAATTGCCAAAGATAGAAGGGGGGTTCTTATCTCCGGCTGATGGGAAGGTAGTAGAGATAGCCGAGGTTTATGAGGGAGATTTTATCCGGGATCAGGCCCTTAGAATTTCCATCTTCCTCTCTCTTTTTGATGTTCACATCAACCGTGCCCCGGTGAGTGGTGAAGTAACCTTCCTCCATTATAAAAAAGGCAGATTTGTGGCGGCCATGAAAGCAGCCGCCTCTGAGGTTAATGAAGCCAACTCTATTGGGATTGTCCAAGGGGATTTAAAGGTTTTGGTCAAACAAATAGCCGGTGTGATTGCCCGGCGAATCGTCTGTCCACTCCAGCTTAAAGATAAGATCACGGCCGGTCAGAGGATAGGGCTAATAAGGTTTGGTTCGCGGACTGAAATCTACCTCCCGCCTGAAACCGAGATATGGGTCAAAGAAGGCAGCAAGGTCAAAGGCGGCGAAACAATATTGGGGGTGTTAAAATGA
- the pssA gene encoding CDP-diacylglycerol--serine O-phosphatidyltransferase, with protein sequence MKRVHILPSLLTAGNLFCGINSILLSVEGKYPEAAWMILLAICFDILDGQMARRLKAASNFGLQFDSLSDLVSFGLAPAILLYCLAFPPLSRLGIMVTFLYSVCGALRLARFNLIVPTEEKTAKDFVGFPIPAAAGFIGAGVLFCNEYNLTIPFKFSSLGMILLAYLMVSRLRYPSLKETHLWGRKPFVYLVTIILGISLVVLHPPLMLILIFSAYLSWGPFRSARKNLHRFGWLPRVKSEIEEKSPMKGAR encoded by the coding sequence ATGAAACGAGTCCATATTCTACCCAGCTTACTTACCGCGGGGAATCTATTCTGTGGGATAAATTCCATTCTTTTATCAGTGGAAGGCAAATACCCTGAAGCGGCCTGGATGATCTTATTGGCTATTTGTTTTGACATCCTTGATGGTCAGATGGCCAGACGATTAAAGGCGGCCAGTAATTTCGGGCTTCAATTTGATTCTCTCTCGGATCTTGTCTCCTTTGGACTGGCTCCGGCCATCTTGCTCTACTGTTTGGCCTTTCCCCCCTTGAGCAGGTTGGGTATAATGGTCACCTTCCTCTACAGTGTTTGCGGAGCCTTACGATTAGCCAGGTTTAATTTGATCGTCCCTACGGAGGAAAAAACAGCCAAAGACTTTGTCGGGTTTCCTATCCCGGCCGCCGCAGGATTTATCGGGGCCGGAGTTCTATTCTGCAATGAGTATAATCTTACGATCCCCTTTAAGTTCTCCTCTCTGGGGATGATCTTGTTAGCCTATCTTATGGTTAGCCGCCTAAGGTATCCCAGCCTCAAAGAAACCCATTTGTGGGGAAGAAAACCCTTTGTCTATCTGGTAACGATAATACTGGGCATAAGCCTGGTTGTTTTACATCCTCCTTTGATGCTTATCCTTATTTTCTCGGCTTATCTATCTTGGGGGCCTTTCAGGTCGGCCAGGAAAAATTTACATAGGTTCGGGTGGCTGCCCAGGGTCAAAAGCGAGATCGAAGAAAAGAGCCCAATGAAAGGAGCCAGGTAA
- the glmM gene encoding phosphoglucosamine mutase — protein sequence MERLFGTDGIRGIANRYPMNPHMALKLGAACGHLFKTKGEEQVVVGRDTRISGQMLEGALQAGITSAGVDCLKVGVLPTPGISYLTRALSAKAGIVISASHNPVEDNGIKFFGQDGYKLPDEMELMMEEEVLSEESRFISPVGTDLGQVREINDAGERYIEFLNRSISSSLHLKGLRIVIDCANGATSGIVPRLLEDLGAKLIVMNANPDGKNINLNCGSLHPEIMSQAVRDHQANLGLSFDGDGDRLIAVDEKGQVVDGDKIMVICALNLKEKGILSNHVVVVTVMSNIGLERALSPAGIKIVRTKVGDRYVVEGMQKEGANLGGEQSGHLIFLDHNTTGDGIITALQLLNVLREEDAPLSELAKKMKRFPQTLLNIGVKSKPNLTDLPEVMDAITTAENKLGEDGRVLVRYSGTEPKVRVMVEGPTVEETETMAKSIAAAIEKEIGQ from the coding sequence ATGGAAAGATTATTTGGAACGGATGGAATTAGAGGGATCGCTAATCGTTATCCCATGAATCCGCATATGGCGTTAAAGCTGGGGGCGGCTTGTGGACATCTCTTTAAGACTAAGGGTGAAGAGCAAGTGGTGGTTGGCCGTGATACGAGAATATCCGGTCAGATGTTAGAAGGGGCTCTTCAGGCCGGGATTACCTCGGCCGGAGTGGACTGCCTTAAAGTAGGTGTCTTGCCTACGCCAGGGATCAGCTATCTGACCAGGGCCCTTTCGGCCAAGGCCGGCATTGTTATATCTGCCTCGCATAATCCAGTAGAGGATAATGGGATCAAATTCTTTGGTCAGGATGGGTATAAACTCCCGGATGAAATGGAGCTTATGATGGAAGAGGAGGTCCTGAGCGAGGAATCCCGCTTTATCTCCCCGGTAGGAACCGATCTTGGGCAGGTGAGGGAAATAAACGATGCCGGGGAAAGGTATATTGAATTTTTGAACCGCAGCATATCCTCATCTCTTCATCTGAAAGGGCTGAGGATAGTTATTGACTGTGCCAATGGGGCCACCTCCGGGATTGTTCCTCGTCTCCTCGAAGATTTGGGGGCAAAGCTGATCGTTATGAATGCTAATCCCGATGGCAAGAATATTAATCTTAATTGTGGCTCCCTCCATCCGGAGATTATGTCTCAGGCGGTGCGCGACCACCAGGCTAATTTGGGACTCTCTTTTGATGGGGATGGAGACCGCCTCATTGCCGTGGATGAGAAAGGTCAGGTGGTTGATGGGGATAAGATTATGGTCATCTGTGCCTTAAATCTGAAAGAAAAGGGGATACTATCCAACCACGTGGTGGTAGTTACGGTAATGAGCAATATTGGTCTTGAGCGGGCACTTAGCCCGGCCGGGATAAAAATAGTCAGGACAAAGGTCGGTGACCGATATGTGGTTGAGGGGATGCAAAAGGAAGGCGCTAATTTAGGCGGGGAACAATCCGGTCATCTTATCTTTTTAGATCATAATACCACCGGGGATGGGATTATCACGGCCTTGCAGCTTTTAAATGTCCTCAGGGAAGAAGATGCCCCACTCTCTGAATTGGCCAAAAAAATGAAGCGATTCCCTCAGACCTTGCTTAATATTGGGGTAAAGAGTAAACCTAATCTTACTGATCTGCCGGAAGTTATGGATGCTATTACTACCGCTGAGAATAAATTAGGTGAAGATGGCCGGGTGCTGGTTCGTTACTCTGGAACTGAACCCAAGGTCAGGGTGATGGTGGAAGGACCAACTGTGGAAGAAACTGAAACTATGGCTAAATCAATCGCCGCAGCGATTGAGAAGGAGATCGGCCAATGA